A window from Peromyscus eremicus chromosome 1, PerEre_H2_v1, whole genome shotgun sequence encodes these proteins:
- the LOC131902539 gene encoding speckle-type POZ protein-like → MAGDGTAQRWDHTQIHLQNFSYMWNINNFRFFVEERTEIIRSQTFSTGANDKWCLTVNPNGFDEVNADYVSVTLVLLSCLKSHVWAKFQFWIISAEGKKTQTVRSPRAIRFVPGRGCGFKKYILRDFLFSNAPRLLPDDKLSLLCTVRVVEDPFRISHQNRKPGIQVPRCTLADELGELWENSRFTDCSLVVAGQEFRAHKAILAARSPVFRAMFQHDMEESRRNRVEIPDLEPQVFKAMMGFIYTGKASDLDSMADAVLAAADKYGLERLKVMCEDALCRDLSVENAAHTLFLADLHSSGQLKTQALDFITAHASEVSETSGWKTMVGSYPHLVAEAYHSLASAHLPFLEPPFKRLEQS, encoded by the coding sequence ATGGCAGGAGACGGGACAGCCCAGAGATGGGACCACACACAAATCCACCTTCAGAATTTCTCCTACATGTGGAACATCAACAACTTCCGGTTTTTTGTGGAGGAAAGGACAGAAATCATTAGAAGCCAAACTTTCTCAACAGGAgccaatgacaaatggtgtttgacAGTAAACCCGAACGGATTCGATGAAGTAAATGCAGATTACGTGTCAGTTACCCTAGTTTTgctcagctgtctaaagagtcatgtttgggcaaagttccagTTCTGGATCATAAGCGccgaaggaaagaaaacacaaaccgtGAGGAGCCCAAGAGCCATTAGGTTCGTGCCAGGCCGTGGCTGTGGATTCAAAAAGTACATCCTTCGAGATTTCCTCTTTTCCAATGCGCCTCGTCTTCTCCCAGATGACAAGCTCAGCCTGCTCTGCACTGTGAGGGTCGTCGAGGACCCCTTTAGAATCTCTCACCAGAACAGGAAGCCAGGGATTCAAGTTCCCAGGTGCACATTggcagatgagctaggagagctgtgggagaattCTCGCTTTACAGACTGCTCCCTGGTGGTAGCTGGTCAGGAATTCCGGGCTCAtaaggccatcttagcagctcgctctccggttttcagagccatgtttcaacatgacatggaggagagcagaagGAACCGCGTTGAGATCCCtgacctggagccacaagtcttcaaggcaatgatggGCTTCATTTACACCGGGAAGGCATcagacctggacagcatggcagatgCAGTGTTGGCAGCTGCTGACAAGTATGGCCTGGagcgtttgaaggtcatgtgtgaggatgccctgTGCAGGGACCtttctgtggagaatgctgcccacactctcttcctggctgacctccacagctcagggcagctgaaaacccaggcactggatttcattacagctcatgcttctgaggtctctgagacctcaggctggaagacaatggtgGGCTCCTATCCCCATTTAGTGGCTGAAGCATACCATTCCTTGGCTTCTgctcatctccctttcttggagCCCCCTTTCAAACGTTTGGAGCAATCCTAG